ATGGAACCAAAGTGGACACTTTCGACGATATCACCCCGGGTAACTTCTGCCAAAAGAGTGTAATCTGTTGCAAAATTCATTATCTCACCTCATTTTTCTCCTCCATCCATTATATCATTTTCGTTAACTCCGGAGTATCTTGTTTAATAGACAACCCCTGGAGTTTCTTTACGAAGGCTTTCTTTAAAGTTTTGAATGTTTTCTTGAAGGAAGGTAATGTCGGCTTTCTCCCGAAGCTCTTTTACCCATTTAGCAAAGATTTCTTTTTCTTTTTGCGAAGTTTCTAGAGGTTCATGCTCTCCAGTTGGCTTATTTTTCTGAGATGAGATGACTTCAGTATATAGCTTTTGGATGATAATCCGGTTTTTCAGGATCTCTTTATACTCTTTTTCCGACATTTGTGTATAAATTTGCTGGTATAATGACGGCAAATGGTTTTTAAGCTGCTTCAGCCTTGCTTCTATTTCTTCCCTTGTGGCATCTATCTTTCGCCTCTTGGCTTCCTGCAGAATAAGTTTTTCATCTATTAGGTCGGAAAGGATTTGGTCGAGGCGGTTAGCAGCCAGGCTTCCTGCTATCCGGTAGTTTTTGATAACCTTATTCACTTCCGAAGTAGTTAAGGCTTCGCCGTTTATAATTACCAGAACGTTAGGTTGATAGGTTTTCTGATTTACATTAAAAAAAAACTTAACCGATAGCAGCAACCCAGCTAACGCGAAAAAAATACCACATAATAATATGTTTTTATTATGTAGTTTATAAAAAGGTTTCAAGTATAATCTTCCTCCTCCGGCACTTTCTTTTCCTAAAAAAACAGAGCGGGACCTGCCCCGCTCTTTAAAGTTTT
The sequence above is a segment of the Carboxydothermus pertinax genome. Coding sequences within it:
- a CDS encoding SurA N-terminal domain-containing protein: MKPFYKLHNKNILLCGIFFALAGLLLSVKFFFNVNQKTYQPNVLVIINGEALTTSEVNKVIKNYRIAGSLAANRLDQILSDLIDEKLILQEAKRRKIDATREEIEARLKQLKNHLPSLYQQIYTQMSEKEYKEILKNRIIIQKLYTEVISSQKNKPTGEHEPLETSQKEKEIFAKWVKELREKADITFLQENIQNFKESLRKETPGVVY